A section of the Bombus terrestris chromosome 2, iyBomTerr1.2, whole genome shotgun sequence genome encodes:
- the LOC100647529 gene encoding RING finger protein 11, which yields MGNCLKRAGSGHQDNTTLLSNNTDPPTLTSGSLQEGLGPPVPNNEAVTFSYAPVFTRELHLQQIGIGVNLGSGNEEEQQVRIAKRIGLIQHLPMREYDGAKKGECVICMMELQVGEEVRYLPCMHTYHAVCIDDWLLRSLTCPSCMEPVDAALISSYHPTT from the exons ATGGGGAATTGTTTGAAACGAGCTGGAAGTGGCCACCAGGATAATACCACTTTGCTGAGTAACAATACTGATCCTCCTACGTTAACTAGCGGTTCTTTGCAAGAAGGCCTTGGACCTCCAGTACCTAACaat GAGGCAGTTACCTTTTCCTATGCACCAGTTTTCACAAGAGAACTTCATCTTCAACAAATTGGCATCGGTGTTAATCTAGGATCAGGTAACGAAGAAGAACAACAAGTTAGAATAGCAAAGCGTATTGGACTTATCCAACACTTGCCTATGAGAGAATATGACGGAGCTAAAAAAGGAGAATGCGTGATATGTATGATGGAGCTTCAAGTGGGAGAGGAAGTGCGTTATTTACCCTGTATGCACACTTATCATGCTGTGTGTATCGACGACTGGTTGTTACGTTCCTTGACTTGTCCATCGTGCATGGAACCAGTAGATGCAGCACTGATTAGTTCGTACCATCCAACCACTTAA
- the LOC100648078 gene encoding leucine-rich repeats and immunoglobulin-like domains protein 3, producing MYNYEINFKRNDTTVHTMSNSEQVFLQHRLVWRYKWMVVTLSVLLIIPSNFTKADRISYDSTKGNQCPVECSCLGNVVDCSSLQLIGAPSGLPPWTEILELKENNIASLEPDVLLHLTKLKELDLSANKFGDNFTIILPEDTHLQGLKINKNQLTEVPDMFFVKNITHLALAHNSITDINGTALLTLQLLQNLDMSGNKISVIRNGSFLAPNCLTHLNLNMNQIRIIENGSLDNLTSLEELRLNKNHLTQLKDLFTNLKKLRILEINKNELQTIQGLSLTGLKNLKELRLKRNKIETLHDGAFWPLENLTILQLDFNMLTVVRKGGLFGLEHLQKLTLSHNRISTIEIQAWDRCKEIVELDLSHNEMKSIERDTFEFLEKLEKLKLDHNQITYISDGAFASTPNLQILELNFNKISYMVEDINGAFDPLGQLWKLGLAHNRIKSVNKNAFTGLSSVTELDLSGNNVTSIQENAFVSMTSLTKLRMNTRALVCDCGLQWLSMWLREHSYSDAEVYCGFPHWLQGMSLTQLHHKNFTCDEYPKPRIIEEPKSQMGIKGDNVTLVCRATSTASAPLHFTWKHDNVEMDDVNLQINTDSVENGVTQASSILHFTNVTHANAGKYQCMVTNTYGTTYSTKAKISILIYPSFSKIPHDIRVIAGSTARLECSADGHPSPQIAWQKDGGNDFPAARERRMHMMPTDDVLFIVDVKTADSGIYSCTAQNLAGLIVANATLTILETPSFVKPMENKEVTMGSSIVLECMASGMPRPKLSWRKNGNPLQATERHFFTAEDQLLIIVDTKISDAGSYECEMSNSLGSVVGASILTVKPAPASTPNPSVNEDDILGLIIITVVCCAVGTSVVWVVIIYQTRRQLNAVAQTRNSQPSSAIAATVADTQTHIYLETSSQHSKDSGTGDSTNPSNDQLQLCLPEEIVTCSVNNEEETSAVVNVGAPLLRYTNHERQVLENKDCAV from the exons ATGTacaattacgaaataaattttaagcgGAACGATACAACGGTGCATACGATGTCGAATTCGGAACAAGTTTTTCTTCAACATCGACTTGTGTGGAGATACAAATGGATGGTTGTTACATTGTCGGTGTTACTCATAATTCCATCGAACTTTACAAAAGCCGACAGGATATCATACGATAGTACCAAGGGTAATCAGTGTCCCGTTGAGTGTTCGTGCCTTGGGAATGTAGTGGACTGCAGTAGCTTACAATTGATCGGAGCACCCAGCGGGCTACCACCATGGACAGAGATCTT AGAGTTAAAAGAGAACAACATAGCTAGCTTGGAGCCTGATGTATTGTTACATTTAACTAAATTAAAGGAATT AGACCTTAGCGCCAACAAATTTGGAGACAATTTTACGATCATTCTACCAGAAGATACACATTTGCAAGggcttaaaataaataaaaatcaattaacAGAGGTACCAGATATGTTTTTTGTTAAAAACATAACACACCTTGCCTT GGCTCATAATTCCATTACTGATATAAATGGAACTGCATTACTTACTCTGCAGCTACTTCAAAATTTGGATATGAGTGGAAATAAAATAAGTGTTATTCGGAATGGGTCCTTTCTTGCTCCTAATTGCCTTACACATTT aAATTTGAACATGAATCAAATAAGGATAATTGAAAACGGAAGTTTAGATAATCTAACTTCGTTGGAAGAATTACGTTTGAATAAAAATCACTTGACGCAGCTGAAAGATCTCTTtacgaatttgaaaaaattgcgtATATT agaaataaataaaaacgaatTACAAACGATCCAAGGACTTAGTCTAACaggtttaaaaaatttgaaagaattacGTTTGAAGAGAAACAAGATTGAAACGTTACATGATGGTGCATTCTGGCCACTCGAAAATTTGACGATCCTGCAACTTGACTTTAACATGTTAACAGTGGTGAGAAAAGGAGGCCTTTTCGGATTAGAGCATTTACAAAAGTTAACGTTGTCGCACAATCGAATAAGCACCATTGAAATACAAGCATGGGATAGATGCAAAGAAATTGTAGAGTt GGATCTATCGCATAACGAAATGAAGAGCATTGAACGAGAcacttttgaatttttggaaaaattagaaaagcTCAAACTGGATCACAATCAAATTACCTATATTTCGGATGGTGCATTTGCTTCAACTCCTAATTTGCAGATATT GGAACTAAACTTCAATAAAATTTCGTACATGGTGGAAGATATCAACGGTGCCTTTGATCCACTTGGACAACTATGGAAACTAGGATTGGCGCACAATAGAATAAAGTCGGTAAACAAAAATGCATTTACCGGACTAAGTAGCGTAACTGAACTGGATTTAAGCGGAAACAATGTAACGAGTATTCAGGAAAATGCATTCGTTTCAATGACTAGCCTAACGAAACTGAGAATGAATACAA GAGCTTTAGTTTGTGACTGTGGGCTGCAATGGTTAAGTATGTGGTTACGTGAGCACAGTTACAGTGACGCGGAAGTTTATTGCGGGTTTCCACATTGGCTACAAGGAATGTCGTTGACTCAGCTTCATCATAAGAATTTTACATGCG ATGAATATCCAAAGCCAAGGATTATTGAAGAACCTAAAAGTCAAATGGGCATTAAAGGAGATAACGTGACGCTAGTTTGCCGAGCAACGAGTACTGCCAGTGCGCCACTACATTTTACCTGGAAGCATGATAACGTTGAAATGGATGATGTTAATCTGCAAATAAACACCGATTCTGTAGAAAACGGTGTAACACAGGCATCttccattttacattttactaaTGTTACACACGCGAATGCTGGGAAATATCAGTGTATGGTAACTAACACATACGGAACGACATATTCCACAAAAGCAAAAATAAGCATTTTAA TTTATCCATCTTTTTCGAAAATTCCGCACGATATACGTGTAATCGCTGGAAGCACTGCTCGACTGGAGTGTTCCGCGGATGGGCATCCATCGCCGCAAATAGCGTGGCAAAAAGATGGTGGTAACGACTTTCCAGCGGCAAGAGAGAGAAGAATGCACATGATGCCTACTGACGATGTACTATTCATCGTCGACGTGAAAACGGCGGATAGTGGCATTTACTCGTGCACTGCGCAAAATCTTGCTGGTTTAATCGTCGCGAATGCTACTCTTACGATACTGG AAACGCCATCATTCGTAAAACCAATGGAAAACAAAGAAGTGACAATGGGTAGTTCGATCGTATTGGAGTGCATGGCAAGCGGTATGCCCAGACCAAAGTTATCATGGCGTAAGAATGGAAATCCTCTGCAGGCGACCGAGCGACATTTCTTTACAGCTGAAGACCAACTACTGATAATCGTCGACACTAAAATTAGCGACGCTGGCAGTTATGAATGTGAAATGAGCAATTCGTTGGGTAGTGTCGTTGGTGCATCTATCCTTACAGTGAAACCAG CTCCGGCATCAACTCCTAATCCGTCGGTAAACGAGGATGATATACTAGGTTTGATAATAATCACCGTTGTATGTTGCGCTGTTGGTACATCGGTAGTATGGGTGGTTATAATCTATCAAACTAGAAGACAGTTGAATGCTGTTGCTCAGACTAGAAATTCACAACCGTCGTCAGCTATAGCAGCTACGGTAGCGGACACGCAAACACATATATATCTGGAAACGAGTTCTCAGCATAGTAAAGACAGTGGTACAGGAGACAGTACCAACCCTAGTAACGATCAGTTACAATTATGTTTACCCG AAGAGATCGTTACATGTTCAGTGAACAATGAGGAAGAAACAAGTGCAGTGGTGAATGTAGGAGCACCGTTGTTACGATACACGAATCATGAACGACAGGTCCTGGAGAACAAAGACTGCGCCGTTTAA